In Paenibacillus sp. BIC5C1, a genomic segment contains:
- a CDS encoding TetR/AcrR family transcriptional regulator, with product MAKDAAVSVNRRSDIISAAIEVFAEIGYFRATTAQVAERANISQPYIFRFFKSKEALLLTALEVSWTRVIDSFRTVVQTATPDQLENELTEAYEEILKSHKNEILLQMQAQTVQEEVIRQAMQKGFTEVRDMVLEAFTAAGSANPKQRTLIFLAIGMLCNISTSLDMPELMDR from the coding sequence ATGGCTAAAGATGCAGCGGTGTCGGTTAATCGACGTAGTGACATCATATCCGCAGCGATTGAGGTGTTTGCTGAAATCGGCTATTTCCGGGCGACCACAGCTCAGGTAGCAGAAAGGGCAAATATTTCGCAACCGTATATCTTCCGTTTTTTTAAAAGCAAAGAAGCCTTGCTCTTAACAGCATTGGAGGTATCCTGGACAAGAGTAATTGATTCATTCCGAACGGTGGTGCAGACAGCTACTCCAGATCAGTTGGAGAACGAGTTAACTGAAGCCTATGAAGAGATTCTTAAATCTCACAAGAATGAAATTTTGTTGCAAATGCAGGCACAGACGGTTCAGGAGGAAGTCATCCGTCAAGCAATGCAAAAAGGGTTCACTGAGGTGCGAGATATGGTATTGGAAGCTTTCACAGCCGCAGGCAGTGCCAATCCAAAGCAAAGAACGTTAATATTCTTGGCAATTGGCATGTTATGTAATATATCAACCTCACTGGATATGCCAGAGCTTATGGATAGATAG
- a CDS encoding helix-turn-helix transcriptional regulator gives MRLSASDRMGLEEVKRILDSNYADSPTIQELVCPAMMNEYKLKRAFKQLYGYSIHAYIIHKRMEKAREILESGQFSVTEAVYQAGDANCSYFISRFRQTYGFNPIKLKK, from the coding sequence GTGAGGTTGAGTGCTTCGGATCGTATGGGTCTAGAAGAAGTGAAACGAATCCTGGACTCCAATTATGCTGATTCTCCGACGATCCAGGAATTAGTTTGTCCGGCTATGATGAATGAGTATAAGCTGAAGCGAGCATTCAAGCAGCTATATGGGTACTCCATTCATGCGTATATCATTCACAAACGAATGGAGAAAGCACGTGAGATACTGGAAAGTGGTCAATTCAGTGTAACGGAAGCTGTGTATCAGGCGGGGGATGCTAACTGCAGTTATTTCATCAGCCGATTCAGGCAAACATACGGTTTCAACCCAATCAAGCTCAAGAAATGA
- a CDS encoding MarR family winged helix-turn-helix transcriptional regulator, producing the protein MTRIVSKEEQIINLLNVLGNKISPKFERCTGISSSRFEILHELDQVDEINQSMLQKIINIDSAAITRHLKQLEADLMVTRRKNPEDNRVTFVRLTDHGRKQIEGYKAEKTNYINQILQGFNEDEVYALADFLERMQDNF; encoded by the coding sequence ATGACACGTATTGTTTCCAAAGAAGAGCAGATTATCAATCTGCTGAACGTACTAGGGAATAAAATTAGTCCCAAATTCGAACGCTGTACGGGTATCAGTTCCTCTCGCTTTGAGATTTTGCATGAGTTGGATCAGGTGGATGAGATTAACCAGTCCATGCTCCAGAAAATCATCAACATCGATAGTGCTGCAATCACACGCCACTTGAAACAGCTTGAGGCGGACCTGATGGTCACGAGACGTAAAAATCCCGAAGATAACCGGGTAACGTTTGTTCGTCTAACGGACCATGGTCGGAAGCAGATTGAAGGCTATAAGGCAGAGAAAACCAATTATATTAACCAGATTTTACAGGGGTTCAACGAAGATGAAGTTTACGCTCTCGCTGATTTTCTGGAACGAATGCAAGACAATTTCTAA
- a CDS encoding NAD-dependent epimerase/dehydratase family protein — translation MKRAIVVGATGGTGAAITEELIKRGISTIIFGRSRQKLEQLAVKLGSPDYLQIAVGDAFRPDDIIAASLEADVMFHCANVPYNEMESKLIPLGESVMEAAEQLCLKVVVIDGIYPYGRRQLKEVTEEHPKQPHTRKGKTRLAFEQMLFSSKWRKAQVMIVRLPDYYGPTANQASYLGSTLEAIAEGKMAFFIGNMKIPREYIYLPDAAVMVVELALREDTYRQNWNIPGAGLISGKEIVRIAQQAAGKAKPVIALGKTGLSLLGLAVPVMKEVVEMLYLTEEPLVLSKKKYEANIGPVKMTSFEEGITRTIGEL, via the coding sequence ATGAAAAGAGCAATTGTGGTTGGGGCAACAGGTGGAACGGGCGCAGCAATTACAGAGGAATTGATTAAACGTGGTATTTCTACAATCATTTTTGGTCGCTCACGTCAAAAACTGGAGCAACTTGCGGTAAAGCTTGGGTCCCCTGATTACCTTCAAATCGCTGTGGGAGATGCGTTCCGACCTGACGATATTATAGCTGCTTCACTAGAAGCCGATGTAATGTTTCACTGTGCGAATGTACCTTATAACGAAATGGAGAGCAAGCTGATCCCTCTGGGTGAATCCGTTATGGAAGCTGCAGAACAACTGTGCCTGAAGGTGGTCGTCATTGACGGGATTTATCCTTATGGCAGAAGACAATTGAAAGAAGTGACTGAAGAACATCCAAAGCAGCCGCATACTCGAAAAGGTAAAACTCGGCTTGCCTTTGAGCAGATGTTATTTAGCAGCAAATGGCGCAAAGCGCAAGTGATGATTGTTCGTTTGCCTGATTATTATGGCCCTACTGCCAATCAGGCTTCTTACCTGGGATCCACGCTTGAAGCAATAGCGGAAGGGAAAATGGCCTTTTTTATCGGAAACATGAAAATACCCCGAGAATATATCTACTTGCCAGATGCAGCTGTCATGGTTGTGGAGTTGGCACTCAGAGAAGATACCTATCGGCAGAACTGGAATATCCCTGGTGCTGGCTTAATATCGGGTAAGGAAATCGTACGTATTGCACAACAGGCTGCGGGCAAAGCGAAACCGGTGATAGCCCTCGGGAAAACAGGACTTTCGCTGCTTGGGTTGGCTGTACCGGTAATGAAAGAAGTTGTTGAGATGCTATATTTGACAGAAGAACCGCTGGTGTTGAGTAAAAAGAAATACGAGGCCAACATCGGGCCGGTGAAGATGACTTCTTTTGAAGAAGGGATTACACGGACGATAGGTGAGCTGTAA
- a CDS encoding ABC transporter substrate-binding protein: protein MAKLRRISEIFGKEKEAEEWISTYEQKVEEAKKQIAGVVKEGETVSIVQVANKSLYVLAAEGGNYGSSTIYEMLKLPPTEQALNMEEGFVNISLEVLPEYMGDHIFVYGSWDEGANEVLNSEVWKLLPAVQKGQVYPYGSFGDKGDEFVMEDPFSLELQLDTIVNIMVEAKK, encoded by the coding sequence TTGGCAAAACTGCGTCGGATCAGTGAGATTTTTGGAAAAGAGAAAGAAGCTGAGGAATGGATTTCCACTTATGAACAGAAAGTAGAAGAAGCCAAGAAACAGATTGCTGGCGTGGTAAAAGAAGGAGAGACCGTGTCTATTGTTCAAGTTGCAAACAAATCTCTGTATGTACTGGCTGCTGAAGGGGGGAACTATGGGAGTTCAACCATCTATGAGATGCTGAAGCTGCCGCCGACTGAGCAAGCGCTCAATATGGAAGAAGGATTTGTAAATATTTCGCTTGAAGTGTTGCCTGAGTACATGGGCGATCATATCTTTGTGTACGGGTCATGGGATGAGGGAGCCAATGAAGTGTTGAACAGTGAGGTTTGGAAACTCTTGCCCGCAGTGCAAAAAGGACAGGTTTACCCATACGGTTCCTTTGGAGACAAAGGGGATGAGTTCGTAATGGAAGACCCGTTCTCATTAGAATTGCAGTTGGACACGATTGTGAACATCATGGTTGAAGCCAAAAAATAG
- a CDS encoding helix-turn-helix domain-containing protein, which produces MNLNDHILLWNHVFIKILDVRKNSLAPGERIRNYLLPASAYLYMIDGTAVVSMDQQRYIVDGFHIVHGGKLANVNIKTDTGLVYYMILYKAIQALPCRMDIQHLMENERPFQDQYSLIPTNPLVMYQYIRTLEGEWEKSSKLAKLHAKTLFHQWVYALLSDLYGQSIQPSKPDLVTRTVDYMNTHLHEPIALDVMAEDLECSVGHLSRLFKQKLKISPIQYLAQRRVERAAHLLIYTGATLQQIAEQVGYPDAHSLSRSFKKIKGCSPIRYKKIQNRGMKEQEYASAVNPNQDLPGFMRENALQPLYSQLYNDIDYQYHKVDGGGLFMQGKFKMTALTMMLCLSLILGACSSPSQSTSGSQAETKPATVQTSNSTTEEGKSSVQAETRTVSTIRGDVIIPANPQRVASDQYMGYLLKLGIIPVGVRTFMLNEAWIEKSGISADVISGIEDLGGEFPMNLEKLVALEPDLIIGSIDKNIEDYEKIATTVFLPY; this is translated from the coding sequence ATGAATTTGAATGATCACATCTTGCTATGGAATCATGTTTTTATCAAAATACTGGATGTTCGAAAAAACTCTTTAGCTCCTGGTGAAAGGATTAGGAACTATCTGCTTCCAGCTAGTGCTTATCTATATATGATTGATGGAACTGCTGTAGTAAGTATGGATCAACAAAGGTATATCGTTGACGGGTTCCATATTGTTCATGGGGGAAAATTGGCTAATGTAAACATCAAGACGGATACGGGTCTGGTTTATTATATGATTTTGTACAAAGCCATTCAGGCGCTTCCCTGTCGGATGGACATTCAGCATCTGATGGAAAATGAACGTCCGTTCCAAGATCAATATTCGCTTATTCCAACCAACCCATTGGTTATGTATCAGTATATCAGGACACTGGAGGGAGAGTGGGAGAAGTCCTCGAAACTGGCCAAATTACACGCAAAAACTTTATTCCATCAGTGGGTGTATGCTTTATTATCCGATCTGTACGGTCAATCCATTCAGCCATCCAAGCCAGATTTGGTGACAAGGACCGTCGATTACATGAATACTCATCTGCATGAACCCATTGCTCTTGATGTAATGGCAGAGGATCTGGAATGCAGTGTAGGACATCTGTCCAGATTGTTCAAACAAAAATTAAAAATCAGCCCCATTCAATATCTTGCACAGAGGCGAGTCGAGAGGGCTGCACATCTCCTGATATACACGGGTGCTACGTTGCAACAAATTGCGGAGCAGGTAGGCTATCCAGATGCCCATTCACTCAGTCGCAGCTTCAAAAAAATAAAGGGATGTTCACCTATTCGGTACAAAAAAATCCAAAATCGAGGCATGAAAGAACAGGAATATGCCTCCGCTGTAAATCCCAATCAAGATTTGCCCGGTTTTATGCGTGAAAATGCCCTTCAACCACTTTATTCTCAACTATATAATGATATTGATTATCAATATCATAAGGTTGATGGAGGGGGATTATTTATGCAAGGAAAATTCAAAATGACAGCACTGACCATGATGCTGTGTCTATCACTAATATTGGGGGCTTGTTCAAGTCCATCACAATCCACAAGTGGTTCACAGGCAGAGACGAAACCCGCCACAGTGCAGACAAGTAACAGTACAACTGAAGAAGGAAAATCCTCTGTACAAGCAGAGACTCGTACAGTATCCACAATAAGAGGGGACGTTATTATTCCAGCCAACCCGCAACGGGTTGCTTCAGATCAGTATATGGGCTATCTGTTGAAGCTGGGGATTATTCCTGTAGGGGTGAGAACCTTCATGCTGAACGAGGCCTGGATTGAGAAGTCAGGGATATCCGCTGATGTCATATCCGGAATCGAAGACCTGGGTGGAGAATTTCCGATGAATCTTGAGAAATTGGTCGCGCTTGAGCCGGATCTGATTATTGGTTCTATTGATAAAAATATTGAGGATTACGAGAAAATTGCGACAACGGTATTTTTACCGTATTAG